A window from Calliopsis andreniformis isolate RMS-2024a chromosome 7, iyCalAndr_principal, whole genome shotgun sequence encodes these proteins:
- the LOC143181879 gene encoding uncharacterized protein LOC143181879, whose amino-acid sequence MQHLIPERCRPAKAFDNCGVDYAGPYRVRDSAGRGKTAHKAYIAVFVCYVTRAVHIELVHDYTTSAFLAALDRFVARRGIPSCIFSDNGTNFVGADRELRKQFCEAFSSTEMQNKCSSMGIRWRFNPPSAPHFGGMQEAGVKSVKHHLKRTLGEFTPTGEEMQTLLCKIEASLNSRPTAPLSDHPDDYAPLTPGHFLTGGPLNAIPLQSVETEKLSRLSRWRAIQKFHEQLWRHWTRDYLTHLQNRYKWRTTQLQLQPGDLVLVQNPLLPPNQWEMGRIEEVFPGKDENVRVVKVRTAKSTYTRPITRMCKLPVDEPAAATVAEVEQAK is encoded by the coding sequence ATGCAGCATTTGATACCGGAACGCTGCAGGCCTGCAAAGGCCTTCGACAACTGCGGAGTGGACTACGCGGGGCCTTACCGTGTCCGCGACTCCGCTGGTCGAGGAAAGACGGCTCACAAAGCGTACATCGCGGTGTTCGTTTGTTACGTCACGCGCGCCGTCCACATCGAGCTCGTCCATGATTACACGACGAGCGCGTTTTTAGCTGCACTCGATCGGTTTGTAGCTAGACGTGGTATACCGTCTTGCATTTTCAGCGACAATGGCACCAATTTCGTTGGGGCCGATCGAGAGTTACGTAAGCAGTTCTGTGAGGCGTTTTCCTCCAcagaaatgcaaaacaaatgcaGCTCTATGGGGATAAGGTGGAGGTTTAACCCCCCCAGCGCTCCTCATTTCGGTGGAATGCAGGAAGCCGGCGTAAAATCGGTGAAACACCATTTAAAGCGCACACTGGGTGAATTCACGCCGACGGGAGAGGAAATGCAGACGCTTCTCTGCAAGATCGAAGCGAGTCTCAACTCGCGACCGACCGCCCCCCTGAGTGACCACCCAGATGATTATGCGCCTCTGACGCCCGGACATTTCCTAACAGGAGGTCCACTAAATGCGATTCCGCTGCAATCGGTGGAAACTGAAAAACTCTCGCGACTATCGCGGTGGAGAGCGATTCAAAAATTTCACGAGCAGCTTTGGAGGCACTGGACGCGAGATTATCTCACGCACCTCCAAAATCGCTATAAGTGGCGCACCACCCaactgcaactgcaaccaggggaTCTGGTGTtagtgcagaatcctcttctCCCCCCTAATCAGTGGGAAATGgggagaattgaggaggtgttCCCGGGTAAGGACGAAAATGTACGGGTGGTAAAAGTCCGTACAGCAAAGTCCACATATACACGTCCGATTACAAGGATGTGTAAGTTACCCGTGGATGAGCCTGCCGCGGCGACGGTTGCCGAGGTCGAGCAGGCGAAATAA
- the LOC143181880 gene encoding uncharacterized protein LOC143181880 gives MIKKGDLPSFQQVTVSWRQTLAALKRLGRPTKEWSDVLVILIKEKLEAALQWEWEMSIQSDTDFPSFDDMMKFLDGQERALVALEHQRCNAKAEVTPKSRIRQHNAVVENAPPTPEKCVFCEQPHVVATCKKFKTLSPEQRFQYLKNNQYCINCLASTHTVTHCRTSVSCKQCNGRHHTILHFDTRKVGTSNRHSTNKPNQGKREAGRSNVPARSPVQANVNTNSRASTSADNVASHCGATESVTGYVFLATADVRVYGKGGTSRIARALIDQGSEASFITASLVNDLQLARRKTQAMVTGLGGGKTHEITHSADIRFGSTRCTAQAFRTSAYIVPKITSYVPPSVRISDAEILSELTLADPDPASDRPIEVLIGAEVYASIIRRGFRRINKTGPIAQETALGWILSGPIDAANSSPNPVRTLLCSVLESLDKAIRRFWEIEEVPSTLVNTKAEDECEEHFVKTVARHATGRFIVRLPFNHSNPDELLSDSLSIALSALTRLRRKLDLNQTLVKEYSEFLTEYESLNHMTRLEPVDNMRLYIPHRAVIRTESATTKLRVVFNASSKTAGGRSLNDLLHVGPKLQTDITAVLTRWRLYEYVLVADIEKMFRQILVAKEDRRFQCIVWRTPSTERLIAYELNTVTYGTACAPYLSMRTLLELKKQDGDRYPLAAPVLEKDVYVDDVFMGAPDKPLLERICKQTCELLQRGGFNLRKWAGNSSDLLQNIPQSSHSHAVDLNLFDDSELKVLGLRWIPSGDFFYFYLQRFQPSATPITKRTLFSEIAKLYDPLGWLSPVMIRAKILMQAQWLEKIQWDEHVSAETLKMWNTFCVDWNRLNDWKLPRWIRYGADAISVELHGFCDASLAAYSAVTYLRVTTVNNEVFTSLLMAKTRVAPIKTQSIPVLELNGAVLLAELIVHLRKSLSLPIDRVVCWTDSTIAFAWLKKHPSTWTVVVANRVSKIQTSLPSAEWRYVPTRSNPADLNSRGIEAADFLQSRLWMFGPGWLSGPEVEWPAMPASVETTESKRIAHAHVTTPKPEWKFLF, from the coding sequence ATGTCTATCCAATCGGACACGGACTTCCCGTCGTTTGACGACATGATGAAGTTCCTTGACGGACAGGAGCGCGCGTTGGTGGCATTGGAACACCAACGATGTAACGCAAAGGCGGAAGTCACGCCGAAATCTCGCATACGGCAGCATAACGCCGTGGTCGAGAATGCTCCCCCTACTCCCGAAAAGTGCGTGTTTTGTGAACAGCCGCACGTAGTTGCTACGTGCAAAAAGTTCAAGACACTTTCGCCGGAACAGCGGTTTCAATACCTGAAGAATAATCAGTATTGTATAAACTGCTTGGCGTCTACGCACACGGTGACACACTGTCGAACCAGCGTGTCATGTAAACAGTGTAACGGACGGCATCATACCATCCTGCACTTCGATACACGGAAAGTCGGCACAAGTAACCGTCATTCGACGAACAAGCCAAATCAGGGCAAGCGGGAAGCGGGACGGAGCAACGTTCCTGCGCGCAGTCCTGTACAGGCAAACGTAAACACGAATTCTCGTGCTTCTACGTCAGCCGACAACGTTGCGTCTCACTGTGGTGCGACAGAGAGCGTAACGGGATATGTGTTTCTGGCGACAGCTGATGTGCGAGTCTATGGAAAGGGAGGTACGTCGCGTATCGCGCGTGCACTCATTGATCAGGGATCTGAGGCCTCCTTCATAACAGCGAGTCTGGTGAATGATCTACAACTCGCGCGAAGGAAAACCCAAGCCATGGTAACCGGCTTGGGGGGCGGAAAGACCCACGAGATTACGCACAGCGCGGACATTAGATTCGGGTCAACACGGTGCACTGCACAGGCGTTCCGCACAAGTGCATACATCGTCCCGAAAATTACGTCCTACGTTCCACCGTCGGTTCGCATCTCAGATGCTGAGATCTTAAGTGAACTGACGCTTGCAGATCCAGACCCTGCATCTGATCGACCGATTGAGGTGCTCATCGGTGCAGAGGTGTACGCCAGTATTATTCGACGAGGATTCCGTCGAATAAACAAAACAGGACCGATCGCACAGGAGACGGCCTTGGGCTGGATCCTGTCTGGGCCGATCGACGCAGCAAACTCTTCCCCAAATCCCGTGAGGACGCTGCTCTGCAGCGTCCTTGAATCGTTGGACAAAGCGATACGGCGATTCTGGGAGATAGAGGAGGTGCCCTCGACCTTGGTGAACACCAAAGCCGAGGACGAATGCGAAGAGCACTTCGTAAAAACCGTCGCGCGACACGCGACGGGAAGGTTTATAGTTCGGTTGCCTTTTAACCATTCAAACCCGGACGAGCTGTTGAGCGATTCTCTCTCAATAGCTCTCTCCGCATTGACAAGGTTGAGGAGAAAACTGGACTTGAACCAAACCCTCGTGAAGGAATACAGTGAGTTTCTCACTGAATACGAGTCGTTAAATCATATGACTCGGCTCGAGCCAGTCGATAACATGCGACTCTATATCCCTCACCGAGCGGTTATTCGCACGGAGAGCGCTACGACGAAGCTGCGCGTCGTGTTTAACGCCTCCAGCAAAACAGCGGGCGGACGCTCGCTGAACGACCTCCTCCACGTAGGTCCAAAATTACAGACTGATATTACCGCCGTATTAACGAGGTGGCGTCTGTACGAATACGTGTTAGTAGCGGATATCGAGAAGATGTTTCGACAAATTCTCGTAGCTAAAGAGGATCGTCGTTTTCAATGCATCGTATGGCGCACCCCCTCGACCGAGCGACTTATCGCTTACGAGTTGAATACCGTCACATACGGTACGGCGTGCGCTCCATACCTTTCGATGCGAACACTTCTCGAGCTGAAAAAACAGGACGGCGACCGGTACCCGCTCGCCGCGCCTGTCCTCGAGAAGGACGTCTACGTAGACGATGTGTTTATGGGAGCTCCCGACAAACCGTTGTTGGAGAGAATCTGTAAACAAACGTGCGAGCTCCTACAGCGAGGTGGATTTAACCTTCGCAAGTGGGCTGGAAATTCGTCAGATTTGCTACAAAATATTCCACAGAGCTCGCACTCACACGCAGTCGACCTTAATttgtttgacgattcagaattaaagGTACTCGGTCTGCGATGGATACCATCTGGAGattttttctatttctatctGCAACGGTTTCAACCGTCTGCAACACCGATAACAAAGCGCACTTTGTTTTCGGAGATTGCGAAACTGTACGATCCCCTCGGCTGGCTTTCGCCAGTTATGATCCGTGCGAAAATTTTGATGCAAGCCCAGTGGCTGGAAAAAATCCAGTGGGACGAGCACGTTTCCGCGGAGACGCTCAAAATGTGGAACACATTTTGTGTCGATTGGAACAGATTGAACGATTGGAAATTACCCAGATGGATCCGATATGGAGCCGATGCAATCTCTGTGGAGCTCCATGGATTTTGTGACGCATCACTCGCTGCCTATTCCGCCGTCACCTACTTGAGAGTGACGACGGTGAACAATGAAGTGTTTACATCACTTCTAATGGCAAAAACGCGAGTGGCTCCGATCAAAACGCAGTCGATCCCAGTTCTTGAATTGAACGGGGCCGTACTGCTCGCTGAGCTTATCGTGCATCTGAGAAAGTCGCTCTCACTGCCGATCGATCGTGTTGTCTGTTGGACAGATTCTACGATCGCCTTCGCTTGGCTTAAAAAACACCCATCGACATGGACGGTTGTGGTAGCCAACCGCGTGTCAAAAATCCAAACGTCTCTTCCGAGCGCTGAATGGCGTTACGTTCCAACACGCTCAAATCCCGCGGATTTAAATTCGCGTGGGATAGAGGCTGCAGATTTTCTGCAGTCGAGACTGTGGATGTTTGGACCAGGGTGGCTGAGCGGACCGGAAGTGGAGTGGCCAGCGATGCCAGCTTCCGTGGAGACCACTGAAAGCAAGCGCATAGCGCATGCACATGTAACGACTCCGAAACCGGAATGGAAATTTCTGTTCTGA